The genomic stretch CTGATGAAGAAGGAGTTTCATCAGATCGTCAGGGATCCTTCCAGCATTGCCATCGCTTTTGTGCTTCCCGTGATCCTCCTGATCCTTTTCGGATACGGGGTGTCCCTGGATGCCGAGCATGTCCCCATCGCCCTTGTGGTGGAACACCCGGGAACCGAGACGGCCTCATTTGTGGGGGGATTTCAGGAGTCCCGCTATTTCAGGCCGAAGACCATGAACACGATTCAGGTTGCTGAAGAGGCCCTGATGCATCGGGAGGTGGATGGGATCGTATGGCTCCGCGGCAATTTCGCCAGGGAGATGCGGGGCCCCGGATCTGCCTCCATCGGGGTGATTGTCAATGGCGTAGATGCCAATCAGGCCAGGATCATCGAGGGGTATGTGACAGGGGTGTGGTCGAAATGGCAGGAGCGACTGGCTTTGGAGCGGGACAGCCCCCTTAGCGTCCCTGTGGCGGTGGAACAACGCATCTGGTTCAATGCGGAGATGCGGAGCCGGAGCTTCCTGGTGCCCGGTCTCATTGCCATCATCATGACCCTCATCGGGGCCCTCCTCACCGCCATGGTGGTGGCCAGGGAGTGGGAGCGGGGGACCATGGAGGCATTGATGGTGACGCCGGTCCGGGTACAGGAGATCCTCCTGGGAAAGATCATCCCCTATTTTATCCTGGGCATGGGCGGCATGACCCTGTCCGTGGCCATGGCGGTCTGGGTCTTTGACGTCCCGTTTCGCGGTTCCTATTGGGTCCTCTTTGCCACGGCCGGACTCTTTCTCCTGACCTCTCTGGCCATGGGGCTCCTGATCTCGGTGGCCGCCAAGAACCAGTTCGTGGCCGGCCAGATCGCCATTATCGCCACCTTTCTCCCGGCATTCATCCTCTCCGGCTTCCTCTTCGACATCGGTTCCATGCCGAAGGCCGTGCAGTTCATCACCCATATCATTGCCGCCCGATATTTCGTCAGTATCCTTCAGACCCTCTTTCTTGCGGGCGACGTATGGAGCGTGGTGGCC from Deltaproteobacteria bacterium encodes the following:
- a CDS encoding ABC transporter permease; the protein is MNRPNPSELPTGKRLMRLNGLMKKEFHQIVRDPSSIAIAFVLPVILLILFGYGVSLDAEHVPIALVVEHPGTETASFVGGFQESRYFRPKTMNTIQVAEEALMHREVDGIVWLRGNFAREMRGPGSASIGVIVNGVDANQARIIEGYVTGVWSKWQERLALERDSPLSVPVAVEQRIWFNAEMRSRSFLVPGLIAIIMTLIGALLTAMVVAREWERGTMEALMVTPVRVQEILLGKIIPYFILGMGGMTLSVAMAVWVFDVPFRGSYWVLFATAGLFLLTSLAMGLLISVAAKNQFVAGQIAIIATFLPAFILSGFLFDIGSMPKAVQFITHIIAARYFVSILQTLFLAGDVWSVVAWNSLALGIMCVLFLVLVRKRMKKRLE